In Truepera sp., the sequence CGCTCTCGCGAGCCGTCTCGACCCCACGCCTGGCGCTCTGCCCTAGACGGTGAACGCTGGACGGGTTGCCGAAGTCATTCCCGAAGTAGGGCAACATGGCCTCCAGCACCGCCTCGTCCAGGGGCGTGGTGGCCGCGTGATCGAAGTAGAGGTTAGGAGGGTCTTGCGGCACGGCGACGTGCTTCAGTTGTCGCGGCCAACGTACTGCGGGAGCGGTTCCATGCCCAGGAGGCGACGCTGCTGCACCAGGTCGGCGAGGGACGTGGACCTCAACACCTGACGCACGGCGCTGTCGACCCTGCGCCAGAGGCTCTCGGTCGAGCACATCCCGACGCGAACGCAGTTCGCCGCGTCGACGATGCAGCTGACGGGCGCCACGCTGCCCTCCAGCAGCTCCACGACCTCGAGCGAATCGATCTCCTCGAGCGGGCGGGCGACGCGGTAACCGCCATGGGCACCGCGCACCGACTCGACGATGCCCGCCTTGCGCAGCACGGCGAAGATCTGTTCGAGGTACTGGTGGCTTAGTAGTTGCCGTTCGGCGACGGTCCTGAGGCTGGTCGGCTCACTGCCGCCGAGAGCGACTTCTACGAGCGCCCTCATACCGTACTGAGCTTTGGTCGATACCCACATGCCGGAACCTCTCAAACGGGCTACTTGCCTGGCCTTACTCTACCGCGAACCCGGCTCGGAAACGTTCCGACATAGTACTCGGGCGTGAAGGGGTCGGCGCTCCCGCGTGCGACGGCCTACGGGCCGTGAGTCCTACGAGAACGTCCTAGACGCCGGGGTTCCCGCGTGCGCAGGGGTCAACGGTGGGCGGCGGTGGCGGGGCTGATCGTGTCGCGGGGGTTTCCGCGTGCGCAGGGGTCAACGCCTTCCCTGCAGGTAAGGGAGCGGGTCGACCGCGCGCCCATCGAAACGCACCTCGAAGTGTAGGTGCGGGCCCGTGGAAGCGCCGGTGCTCCCGACCCGCCCGAGGACGTCACCCTGACGCAGCGCCTGGCCCACGCGCACCAGGACCGTGCTCAGGTGCGCGTAGCGCGTCTCGGTTCCGTCACCATGGTCCAAGGTGACGACGTTGCCGTAGGTGCCCCACCAACCCGCGCGCGTGACGATACCCGTTCGCGCCGCCCTCACGGGGGTGCCCAGCGGCGCTGCCAGGTCGATGCCGGCGTGATAACGGTTGCCGTTGACGCTCACGTTGCGCCACCCGAACCCCGATGACACCTTCCCGATGACGGGGGGCGCGAAGCCGCCGGCGCCCCAATCCAGGTTGGCCAGACCCTCCACCGCGAGCGGTAGGAGTGCGACCTGCTCTTGTCGCAGCCGCTCTCTCACCGCTTCCTGTGGGGCAGTGGGTTCGGCGGCACTTACGACCCCGGAGCCGAATACGAACGCCACCAGGAGGGCGCAGCCGCGGGCCGAGACGCCTCGACGGGTGCGCGCCCCTGGCATCAGCCTTGCGTGAGGGTAGCGAGGAACTCGGCGTTGCTCTTGCTTCGCCCCAACCGGCCGAGCAGCATCTCCATGGCCTCGGCCGGGTCCATGTCGGAGATGACCTTGCGCAGCAGCCACATCTTGGCAAGCACGTCCTCGCCGAGGAGCAGGTCCTCGCGGCGGGTGCCGGACTTCAGGATGTCGATGGCCGGGAAGATCCGCCGCTCCTCGAGGTGCCGGCTCAGGTGCAACTCCATGTTGCCCGTGCCCTTGAATTCCTCGAAGATCACGTCGTCCATGCGCGAGCCGGTCTCGACCAAAGCCGTCGCGAGGATGCTTAGCGAGCCGCCGCCGCGGATGTTGCGGGCGGCGCCGAGGAAACGCTTGGGCCAGTGAAGAGCGTTCGAGTCGAGACCGCCCGAGAGCGTGCGGCCCGTGGCAGGCGTCACGAGGTTGTTAGCCCGCGCCAAGCGCGTGATGGAGTCGAGAAGGATCATGGCGTGACCACCATCCTCGACGATCCTGCGGGCGCGCTCGTGAACGAACTCGGCAACGCGAATGTGATTGCTGGGGGGCTCGTCGAACGTGCTGGCGACGACCTCGACGCCGTGCACCGATTCGCGGAAGTCGGTTACTTCCTCGGGCCGCTCGTCGACGAGCAGCACGATGACCTTGATGTCGGGCTCGTTGGTCACGACGGCGTTGGCTATCTTCTTGAGGAGCGTCGTCTTGCCGGCCTTGGGTGGCGCGACGATCAGGCCCCGCTGACCCCTGCCGATCGGGGCCAGGAGGTCGATGACGCGCGTCGACAGCTCGGTCGCTATCGTCTCGAGCTGGATCCGGGCCTCCGGGAAGGTCGGGGTCAACTCCTCGAAACGCGGACGCTTGGAGGACTGGAACGGGTCTACGCTGTTGACCGCCTCGACGCGGATGAGGGTGCCGTAGCGTTCGTTGTCACGCGGGCGCCGGGCCTTGCCGAGGATCAGGTCGCCCGTGCGCAAGCGGAACTGCTTGATGAGGCCCGCCGACACTATGACGCTACGGGTGTTGTTCTGGAGCAATGACTCCTGCAAGAAGCCGTAACCGTCTGACGATATCTCGAGGTAACCGCGTATCAGGCGCAGCCCCTCGCTTTCGGACGAGCGTTCGAGGATGGCCACCACGAGGTCGTCCTTGCTCATCTGGCGGTAGTCCTCGAGCTGGACTTCTTTGGCCAGCAGGTGCAACTCGGGAAGGATCTTCGAGTGCAGCTCGCGGAAGTTCAGGCCGGGCTTGCGGGCCGGGCGGTTGCGCCGGTTACGGCCACCGCGGCCGCGCGCAGCTTGATCGGCGCCCTCGCTCGCCTCGTCGAACGAGTCATGCCCGTCCGCTTCGTCCTTGGAGTCTTCGACCTGGGTATCGCGTTGGCGCTCGCCGTTGGCGCTCGCTCGTTCCGCCTTGGCACCGCGCCCGGGCCCTCGTGCTGGTGCGGGTGCAGCTTCGCCGGCGCTTTCGTCGGCCGGCTCGCCGGCGGGTCGCACGTCCTCGGACTTCCCGCCCACCTCAGCCTCCGGCTTGGGCGCCGGGCGCTTGGACGCGGCGGCCTTATCCGCCTTCGGCGTCGCCGCTGGTGCTTCCGGGTTCTTGCGTGGCCTGCCACGCTTGCGTGGCGTCTTCGCCTCGGCGGCCTCGCCGCTGTCGTTCGCTACGACCTGGACTTCCTCTTCACTTCTCGGGCTCATC encodes:
- a CDS encoding Rrf2 family transcriptional regulator; this encodes MWVSTKAQYGMRALVEVALGGSEPTSLRTVAERQLLSHQYLEQIFAVLRKAGIVESVRGAHGGYRVARPLEEIDSLEVVELLEGSVAPVSCIVDAANCVRVGMCSTESLWRRVDSAVRQVLRSTSLADLVQQRRLLGMEPLPQYVGRDN
- the rho gene encoding transcription termination factor Rho, yielding MNFRELHSKILPELHLLAKEVQLEDYRQMSKDDLVVAILERSSESEGLRLIRGYLEISSDGYGFLQESLLQNNTRSVIVSAGLIKQFRLRTGDLILGKARRPRDNERYGTLIRVEAVNSVDPFQSSKRPRFEELTPTFPEARIQLETIATELSTRVIDLLAPIGRGQRGLIVAPPKAGKTTLLKKIANAVVTNEPDIKVIVLLVDERPEEVTDFRESVHGVEVVASTFDEPPSNHIRVAEFVHERARRIVEDGGHAMILLDSITRLARANNLVTPATGRTLSGGLDSNALHWPKRFLGAARNIRGGGSLSILATALVETGSRMDDVIFEEFKGTGNMELHLSRHLEERRIFPAIDILKSGTRREDLLLGEDVLAKMWLLRKVISDMDPAEAMEMLLGRLGRSKSNAEFLATLTQG
- a CDS encoding M23 family metallopeptidase, which codes for MPGARTRRGVSARGCALLVAFVFGSGVVSAAEPTAPQEAVRERLRQEQVALLPLAVEGLANLDWGAGGFAPPVIGKVSSGFGWRNVSVNGNRYHAGIDLAAPLGTPVRAARTGIVTRAGWWGTYGNVVTLDHGDGTETRYAHLSTVLVRVGQALRQGDVLGRVGSTGASTGPHLHFEVRFDGRAVDPLPYLQGRR